A genomic window from Salvia miltiorrhiza cultivar Shanhuang (shh) chromosome 5, IMPLAD_Smil_shh, whole genome shotgun sequence includes:
- the LOC130986276 gene encoding uncharacterized protein LOC130986276 isoform X1 — MEQRLIPSPSAKTVVLNHNQPMKNLQSFILKLAQAHPNTALDPPTETLLRDRLDRFVSDYRTPDHPPYSHMIEDALKELNEKAGSTKKSISQYLEKKYDNLPGAHTVLLKHHLEKACKERQIKVTCTKKYRLAGSLNSGAKVKRKPQKSKWKWECERQKHHQLKIRLVKTRSDQRGEAINKCDEQEQPLTENGEDQTKSLHSNPSCVDGGEKNFHSNPSILYEEPLGMISEMKYSEEVRSQQKNGPSSVAEAVHQGMEHLEHEQPELSTPERPPGFESVRVENLHQLDVVDVMNANEKSKLPAVLQKEHVFEPYMTTIDSSEFALSTEQESKGQLPSQKTETFQGKQLRRSLRTRPPAKPGVAAALPPEGCPEVRPVRVSRRLGASLKQRPRSWPPPKPMKTTSMDEPQDSPKFQKQRMQLLKQSPVKNLKVVDDCREQELEQLGKLTECSPMHEKMEVLPPDNSKPQALKEQRLGRTPNGRSARLLK, encoded by the exons ATGGAACAACGCCTCATCCCTTCACCCAGTGCGAAAACCGTTGTCCTCAATCACAACCAACCTATGAAAAACCTGCAAAGTTTCATCTTGAAACTCGCCCAAGCTCACCCAAACACGGCCTTGGATCCACCCACCGAAACCCTCCTCCGGGATCGCCTCGACCGCTTCGTTTCCGACTACAGAACCCCCGACCACCCCCCTTACTCTCAT ATGATAGAAGACGCTCTTAAGGAGTTGAATGAGAAAGCAGGCTCCACCAAGAAATCTATATCCCAGTATCTAGAGAAAAAGTACGATAATCTGCCTGGGGCGCATACTGTATTACTAAAACATCATCTggagaaagcttgtaaagaacGTCAGATTAAAGTGACTTGTACAAAGAAATATCGGCTGGCTGGGAGTCTGAATTCGGGTGCAAAAGTCAAGAGGAAACCACAAAAGAGTAAGTGGAAATGGGAGTGTGAGAGGCAGAAACACCACCAGCTCAAAATAAGATTGGTCAAGACAAGAAGTGACCAGAGAGGCGAAGCAATCAACAAATGTGACGAGCAAGAACAACCTTTAACTGAAAACGGGGAGGATCAGACGAAAAGTTTACATAGCAATCCTTCTTGTGTTGATGGAGgagagaaaaattttcataGCAATCCTTCAATTTTGTACGAGGAGCCTCTGGGCATGATTTCTGAAATGAAATACTCCGAGGAGGTAAGGTCACAGCAGAAAAATGGCCCTTCTTCAGTTGCAGAAGCAGTGCATCAAGGAATGGAACACTTGGAGCATGAGCAGCCCGAACTTTCCACCCCTGAAAGGCCTCCAGGTTTTGAGTCGGTTAGAGTTGAGAATTTACATCAGCTAGATGTTGTGGATGTCATGAACGCCAACGAAAAATCTAAGTTGCCTGCAGTGCTTCAGAAGGAGCATGTGTTTGagccatatatgacgactataGATTCTTCGGAGTTTGCATTGTCGACTGAACAAGAATCCAAAGGACAGCTCCCATCGCAAAAAACAGAGACTTTCCAAGGGAAGCAACTACGAAGGAGTCTGAGAACTCGGCCCCCTGCCAAACCCGGTGTTGCAGCTGCATTGCCGCCAGAAGGTTGTCCTGAAGTGCGTCCGGTAAGAGTCTCCAGGCGTCTAGGGGCATCGTTGAAGCAAAGACCTAGGAGCTGGCCACCCCCAAAACCAATGAAAACCACCTCTATGGACGAACCGCAGGATTCTCCCAAATTTCAAAAGCAAAGAATGCAGCTACTCAAACAAAGTCCAGTGAAGAATCTAAAAGTTGTGGATGACTGCAGAGAACAAGAACTCGAGCAATTGGGGAAACTTACTGAATGCAGTCCTATGCATGAAAAGATGGAGGTCTTGCCACCAGATAACTCTAAGCCGCAGGCACTAAAAGAACAACGGCTTGGAAGAACACCAAACGGACGTTCGGCCAGGCTCCTGAAATGA
- the LOC130986276 gene encoding uncharacterized protein LOC130986276 isoform X2 — protein sequence MMIEDALKELNEKAGSTKKSISQYLEKKYDNLPGAHTVLLKHHLEKACKERQIKVTCTKKYRLAGSLNSGAKVKRKPQKSKWKWECERQKHHQLKIRLVKTRSDQRGEAINKCDEQEQPLTENGEDQTKSLHSNPSCVDGGEKNFHSNPSILYEEPLGMISEMKYSEEVRSQQKNGPSSVAEAVHQGMEHLEHEQPELSTPERPPGFESVRVENLHQLDVVDVMNANEKSKLPAVLQKEHVFEPYMTTIDSSEFALSTEQESKGQLPSQKTETFQGKQLRRSLRTRPPAKPGVAAALPPEGCPEVRPVRVSRRLGASLKQRPRSWPPPKPMKTTSMDEPQDSPKFQKQRMQLLKQSPVKNLKVVDDCREQELEQLGKLTECSPMHEKMEVLPPDNSKPQALKEQRLGRTPNGRSARLLK from the exons ATG ATGATAGAAGACGCTCTTAAGGAGTTGAATGAGAAAGCAGGCTCCACCAAGAAATCTATATCCCAGTATCTAGAGAAAAAGTACGATAATCTGCCTGGGGCGCATACTGTATTACTAAAACATCATCTggagaaagcttgtaaagaacGTCAGATTAAAGTGACTTGTACAAAGAAATATCGGCTGGCTGGGAGTCTGAATTCGGGTGCAAAAGTCAAGAGGAAACCACAAAAGAGTAAGTGGAAATGGGAGTGTGAGAGGCAGAAACACCACCAGCTCAAAATAAGATTGGTCAAGACAAGAAGTGACCAGAGAGGCGAAGCAATCAACAAATGTGACGAGCAAGAACAACCTTTAACTGAAAACGGGGAGGATCAGACGAAAAGTTTACATAGCAATCCTTCTTGTGTTGATGGAGgagagaaaaattttcataGCAATCCTTCAATTTTGTACGAGGAGCCTCTGGGCATGATTTCTGAAATGAAATACTCCGAGGAGGTAAGGTCACAGCAGAAAAATGGCCCTTCTTCAGTTGCAGAAGCAGTGCATCAAGGAATGGAACACTTGGAGCATGAGCAGCCCGAACTTTCCACCCCTGAAAGGCCTCCAGGTTTTGAGTCGGTTAGAGTTGAGAATTTACATCAGCTAGATGTTGTGGATGTCATGAACGCCAACGAAAAATCTAAGTTGCCTGCAGTGCTTCAGAAGGAGCATGTGTTTGagccatatatgacgactataGATTCTTCGGAGTTTGCATTGTCGACTGAACAAGAATCCAAAGGACAGCTCCCATCGCAAAAAACAGAGACTTTCCAAGGGAAGCAACTACGAAGGAGTCTGAGAACTCGGCCCCCTGCCAAACCCGGTGTTGCAGCTGCATTGCCGCCAGAAGGTTGTCCTGAAGTGCGTCCGGTAAGAGTCTCCAGGCGTCTAGGGGCATCGTTGAAGCAAAGACCTAGGAGCTGGCCACCCCCAAAACCAATGAAAACCACCTCTATGGACGAACCGCAGGATTCTCCCAAATTTCAAAAGCAAAGAATGCAGCTACTCAAACAAAGTCCAGTGAAGAATCTAAAAGTTGTGGATGACTGCAGAGAACAAGAACTCGAGCAATTGGGGAAACTTACTGAATGCAGTCCTATGCATGAAAAGATGGAGGTCTTGCCACCAGATAACTCTAAGCCGCAGGCACTAAAAGAACAACGGCTTGGAAGAACACCAAACGGACGTTCGGCCAGGCTCCTGAAATGA